One part of the Nitrosophilus kaiyonis genome encodes these proteins:
- the rpsS gene encoding 30S ribosomal protein S19 — MARSIKKGPFVDDHLMKKVIKAKESGDKKPIKTWSRRSTIIPEMIGLTINVHNGRQFVPVYITENHVGFKLGEFAPTRTFRGHKGSVQKKIGK; from the coding sequence ATGGCAAGAAGTATTAAAAAGGGACCATTTGTTGATGATCATTTAATGAAAAAAGTGATCAAAGCAAAAGAGAGTGGTGATAAAAAACCTATCAAAACTTGGTCAAGAAGAAGTACTATTATTCCTGAAATGATAGGTCTTACTATAAATGTACACAATGGTAGACAGTTTGTACCAGTTTATATCACTGAAAATCATGTTGGTTTTAAACTTGGTGAGTTTGCACCAACAAGAACTTTTAGAGGCCACAAAGGCTCAGTTCAGAAAAAGATAGGTAAATAA
- the rplV gene encoding 50S ribosomal protein L22 has protein sequence MSKAILRFVRLSPTKARLVAREVQGMNAELALASLEFMPNKAAKIISKVIASAVANGGYEPEEVVITSCRVDKGPVLKRFRPRARGRASRIEKPTSHIYVEVAQKKDS, from the coding sequence ATGAGTAAAGCGATATTAAGATTTGTAAGGCTCTCACCAACAAAAGCAAGATTGGTTGCAAGAGAAGTTCAGGGAATGAATGCAGAGCTAGCTCTAGCTAGTTTAGAATTTATGCCAAATAAGGCTGCAAAAATTATCTCTAAAGTTATTGCAAGTGCAGTTGCAAATGGTGGTTATGAGCCAGAAGAGGTAGTTATAACTTCTTGCAGAGTAGATAAAGGACCAGTACTAAAAAGATTTAGACCAAGAGCAAGAGGTAGAGCAAGTAGAATTGAAAAACCAACCTCTCATATTTATGTAGAAGTTGCACAAAAGAAGGATAGCTAA